The genome window GCGGCTGAATGACGTAGCCGCTGACGGTCGTGAGCTGACCGTTCTGGTCGCGTTGCAGCGCGCCGTCACGGGTGTAACCCTGGGTGCCGTCAGGCAATTCAACTTGCAGAAACCCGCGGCCCTGGATGGCGATATCCATCTCGCCGCCGGTGTTGTTCAGGTTGCCTTCCGTGTGGATACGCTCGGTTGCTGCCACGCGCGCACCCGTACCCAATTGCAGGCCGGACGGCAGTTGCGTGGCGTCGCCCACCTGGGCGCCGGGTTGGCGCAGGGTCTGATACATCAGGTCCTGGAACACGGCGCGGCCGCGCTTGAACCCGTTGGTGGAAACGTTGGCCAAGTTGTTGGAAATCACGTCCATGGAGGTCTGTTGACCTTCCAGGCCCGTTTTGGCAATCCACAACGAACGCATCATGATGAAGTACTCCTGGTGCCGCGGGGTGCCCCGCGCGCGAAAATTTTATTTAGATCAGCCGAACAATCAAGATACGGACAGAATGCCGTTCGCACGCTCGGCGTTGCGGTCGGCCTGCTGAATCACCTGCATCTGCTGCTCGAAGCGACGGGCGTTTTCAATCATGCCGACCATCGACTTCATGGGATTGGTGTTGCTGCCTTCCAGCACGCCGGACAACACACGCAGGCTGGGATCAGCGGGGGCCGGAGGCGCCGGCTGACCGTTGACTGGCGCCAGGCGGAACACACCGTCGTCGCCATGCACCAGTTGCGCGTTGTTCGGATTGGCCAGTTTGATCCGGCCCAGGTTCAAGATGTTGTTCGGGCCGTCGCCCGCGCCGATGGCGGTGATGGTGCCGTCTGACGTGATCGTCAGCGACGCCTGATCCGGCACATCGATGGGGCCGC of Achromobacter seleniivolatilans contains these proteins:
- the flgG gene encoding flagellar basal-body rod protein FlgG, which produces MMRSLWIAKTGLEGQQTSMDVISNNLANVSTNGFKRGRAVFQDLMYQTLRQPGAQVGDATQLPSGLQLGTGARVAATERIHTEGNLNNTGGEMDIAIQGRGFLQVELPDGTQGYTRDGALQRDQNGQLTTVSGYVIQPPMNIPDNALSISIGKDGIVSVTQPGAAGVNVQVGQLQIATFINPTGLQSIGENLYLETDASGPANLLQPGVDGAGAILQNYVETSNVNVAEELVNMITTQRAYEMNSKAVKTSDEMLARLTQL
- a CDS encoding flagellar basal body rod protein FlgF encodes the protein MDRIIYTAMNGAARITEHQAALSNNMANVNTTGFREQIALYRSVPVTDGVSLPTRVSTVASTPGNSFQMGNMQTTGRDLDVALSSENGWIAVQTPQGEAYTRVGSLQVGINGLLQTSLGQPVMSDQGGPIDVPDQASLTITSDGTITAIGAGDGPNNILNLGRIKLANPNNAQLVHGDDGVFRLAPVNGQPAPPAPADPSLRVLSGVLEGSNTNPMKSMVGMIENARRFEQQMQVIQQADRNAERANGILSVS